A section of the Cydia splendana chromosome 1, ilCydSple1.2, whole genome shotgun sequence genome encodes:
- the LOC134797748 gene encoding syntaxin-like encodes MGGRAGGADGTAACAACTSYLPHQPRYALNTIQAEAAVRWAGELAALTARLRALHAHPTFHTSPEMQEQVDSVVTQAHALGLKASGALRQLEQRATTAAAGVGGAAARAARLQAACCRRRYAAALEHHHSVLTELRTARRRLLADQLALTNSEITEEECERLLDDNRLQVFVDNIEAETREARLGLREAEARRAELAKVEAALVDVRDLFGQLHHLVAVQQDQLDSVEYFALQATEHVVVGQHELLQGNVFRKKTKQKKIGLIVCISVGVFIVLLVLIYT; translated from the exons ATGGGCGGGCGAGCTGGCGGCGCTGACGGCACGGCTGCGTGCGCTGCATGCACATCCTACCTTCCACACCAGCCCCGGTATGCCCTGAATACTATACAGGCGGAGGCGGCTGTGCGATGGGCGGGCGAGCTGGCGGCGCTGACGGCACGGCTGCGTGCGCTGCATGCACATCCTACCTTCCACACCAGCCCCG AGATGCAGGAGCAAGTTGACAGCGTGGTGACACAGGCGCACGCATTAGGCCTGAAGGCCAGCGGAGCGCTGCGACAGTTGGAGCAACGCGCGACCACCGCTGCCGCGGGCGTGGGTGgagcggcggcgcgcgcggcacGTCTGCAGGCGGCCTGCTGCCGCCGGCGGTACGCGGCAGCGCTAGAGCACCATCATAGTGTGTTAACGGAATTGCGTACTGCGCGGCGTCGATTACTTGCTGATCAATTGGCTCTTA CTAATTCAGAGATTACAGAGGAGGAGTGTGAGAGACTGTTGGACGACAACCGTCTCCAAGTTTTCGTCGATAAT ATCGAAGCAGAAACGCGCGAGGCCCGGCTCGGCCTGCGCGAGGCAGAGGCGCGTCGCGCGGAGCTGGCTAAAGTGGAGGCAGCCCTCGTGGACGTCCGCGACTTGTTCGGACAGCTGCATCACCTCGTGGCCGTGCAGCAGGATCAGCTAGACAGCGTCGAGTACTTCGCGCTGCAGGCCACGGAGCACGTCGTCGTTGGTCAGCACGAGCTGTTGCAGGGGAACGTGTTCCGAAAGAAGACTAAACAG aaaaaaatcgGTTTGATTGTCTGCATCTCAGTGGGTGTATTCATAGTCCTGCTGGTGCTCATCTACACGTAG